From the Oscillatoria salina IIICB1 genome, the window TTTGTTTGTATCTTGACGAAGATGCTAGTCGAGGAGATTTGATTAAAGCTTTACGCAATGCTAATATTGATTTAATAACTACTTCGGAAGCTGATAATTTAAGTTGTAGCGATCTAGAACAGTTAGTTTGGGCAACTGCAAACAATAAGGTTATTTATACCTATAATATGGGTGATTATTGTCGATTGCATACAATTTACATGGTTGAAAGTAGAGAGCATACAGGCATTATTGTTGCTGAAAGACAAAGTTATTCGATAGGAGAACAGTTGCGAGGATTACAAAGATTAGTTTTAGCTATATCCGCAGAGTCAATAAGAAACCAGTTGGTGTTCCTTGGAACTTATATTCGGAATGAATAAACCTACAAGCAATTTTAATCTAAGAAACAGCGAGATTATCGAGAACTTCTCAGCTAAATTAGGATTAGATGAAATACATAAATCTTTGCTACGCAGCATCAACTTGTAGAGACGTTGTATCCAAAATCTCTACATAATATCTGTATTGCTCTTAAAAGTAATTTTACCAAAATTTGGCTCTCGCGCAACCCCCAACTAAACTAAATCTTGATGAGTAAAAGCTTTCGCATTTGCACCTGTATAGGTAGCGACAACATGACCATTACCCACAAGCTGATATTTGTAAGTAACTAACCCTTCTAATCCTACCGGACCGCGAGGAGGCATTTGCTGCGTACTAATACCAACTTCTGCACCGAAACCGTAGCGGAAACCGTCAGCAAAGCGAGTCGAACAATTGTGAAAGACTCCGGCTGCATCAACTTGGGCTAAAAAAGTTGCCGCCGTTGTGTTATCCTCAGTTACGATCGCGTCCGTGTGTTTGGAACCATAGGTATTGATATGCGCGATCGCAGCTTCTATATTATCTACTACTTTGATCGCCAAAATCAAGTCACTATATTCTGTTTTCCAATCATCCTCCGTAGCTGCGGGAATATCCAAAAATGAGCGAGTAACCTCATCTCCCAGCAATTTTACTTCTTTTGCTTGTAAAGCTGTAGCTACTTGCGGTAAAAATTCCTCAGCAATATCTCGATGAACTAACAAAGTTTCAATTGCATTACAAGCAGCAGGATAATTCGTTTTCGCATCAATAGTTATCTCAATTGCTTGCTGAAAATCTGCGGCTTTATCTATATATAAGTGACAAATTCCATCTGCGTGTCCCAATACCGGAATTTTCGTATTTTCTTGAACGTAACGCACGAAAGAATTAGAACCTCTGGGAATAATTAAATCCACATATTCATCTAACTCTAATAAACCGCGAATTTCTTCCCTCGTTGTTAACAGTTGTACTGCATCAGGATTAACCTTCGTTTTTGCTAAAGCTGCTTGAATTACCTTAACTAATTCAGTACAAGAACGAATTGCTTCTTTACCACCTTTGAGAATAACACCATTACCCGATTTTATTGCCAACGTCGTAATTTGAATTAACGCTTCTGGACGTGCTTCAAAGATAACTCCCAAAACACCAAGGGGACAAGTAACTCGCTTGAGAATTAAACCTTTATCTAACTCGCGCTTAATTTGCATTGCACCCACGGGATCTGGTAAATTAGCCACATCACGTACTCCCGCGATCGCCGATTTTAACTTACTTTCGCCCAATTGCAAACGTGCATATAAAGCCGCAGAAATATTATCGACTGACGCTTGGCAATCTTCAGCATTAGCAGCTAAAATGTCTGGTGTAGCTTTTTCCAAGGCAGTTGCGAGAGTTGCGATCGCCTCATTACGATCTTCTGTCGATAACACTGCCAACTGACGTGCAGCCTCACGAGTTGCTTGAGCAATATCTATCAGAGAACGAGTATCAACAACAGAAGCAGTCATATCCAGAGTCACTAATTTGTGCGGGTAATAGTCAGTTTAGCAAAAAGTGAGTAACTGCGAGATCCATAAACAAGAAAAATCT encodes:
- a CDS encoding DUF5615 family PIN-like protein; this encodes MSQICLYLDEDASRGDLIKALRNANIDLITTSEADNLSCSDLEQLVWATANNKVIYTYNMGDYCRLHTIYMVESREHTGIIVAERQSYSIGEQLRGLQRLVLAISAESIRNQLVFLGTYIRNE
- a CDS encoding glutamate-5-semialdehyde dehydrogenase, which translates into the protein MTASVVDTRSLIDIAQATREAARQLAVLSTEDRNEAIATLATALEKATPDILAANAEDCQASVDNISAALYARLQLGESKLKSAIAGVRDVANLPDPVGAMQIKRELDKGLILKRVTCPLGVLGVIFEARPEALIQITTLAIKSGNGVILKGGKEAIRSCTELVKVIQAALAKTKVNPDAVQLLTTREEIRGLLELDEYVDLIIPRGSNSFVRYVQENTKIPVLGHADGICHLYIDKAADFQQAIEITIDAKTNYPAACNAIETLLVHRDIAEEFLPQVATALQAKEVKLLGDEVTRSFLDIPAATEDDWKTEYSDLILAIKVVDNIEAAIAHINTYGSKHTDAIVTEDNTTAATFLAQVDAAGVFHNCSTRFADGFRYGFGAEVGISTQQMPPRGPVGLEGLVTYKYQLVGNGHVVATYTGANAKAFTHQDLV